A segment of the Salvelinus namaycush isolate Seneca chromosome 42, SaNama_1.0, whole genome shotgun sequence genome:
TTGTTATTTGCGTTTTGGCAATATATACTTTTTCATGTGTGGGTAGATAACAGTTTAACTTTCTACTCTTATGTTATAGGTACGTTTTGACCTTCATGTTTATTAAACACGTCATTTATTCAGTTTACCCAAACTGAGCTTTACTGTGAATTTGAAAGCCATTTGCCTCATTTTAAAGTGGGTTGCCATTTATGCATGTGTGAAACCCGTTAACCCTACAGAGCCTGCAGAGATGAACAGTCCTGAGATGGCTAAAACACCAGGCGGCAGCAGTGCCCCCGGGAAAGAGAACGTGGCCAACGGGTACAAGGAGGGAGAGGTGGGCAACAACAACAACCCCTTCGCTGACTACATGTGGATGGAGAACGAGGAGGATTACAACAGACAGGTCGGTGATTTAGGACCACTCTTTATGTACATACACATGTACGTATGCACACAggtgcacacacagacatacagacacggtgATAGACAGAGGGACACCCACACAGATgtacagaccacacacacactaaaaggtGAGGAATGTTGGAGACAGGACGGAcatggagacaggacggacagctgattgtcctcgcagtggcagaccccgtgcaacaacacctgcacaggattggtacatccgaacgtcacacctgcgggacaggtacaggatagcaACAACTGCcctagttacaccaggaacgcacaatccccccatcagtgctcagactgtcagcaacaggctggactgagggcttgtaggcctgttgtaaggcaggtcctcactagacctcaccggcaacaacgtcgcctatggctacaaacccaccatcgctggaccagacaggactagcagaacgtgctcttcactgacaagtcgtggttttgtctcaccaggggtgacggtcggatttgcgtttatcgtcgaaggaatgagcgttacaccgaggcctgtactctagagcgggatcgatttggaggtggagggtccatcatggtctggggcggtgtgtcacagcatcatcggactgagcttgttgtcattgcaggcaatctcaacgctgtgcgttacagggaagacatcctcctccctcatgtggtacccttcctgcaggctcattctgacatgaccctccagcatgacaatgccaccagccatactgttattttcagtgcatgatttcctgcaagacaggaatgtcagtgttctgccttggccagcgaagagcccggatctcagtcCCAtttagcacgtctgggacctgttggatcggaggatgagggctagggccattccccccagaaatgtccaggaacttgcaggtgccttggtggaagagtggggtaacatctcacagcaagaactggcaaatctggtgcagtccatgaggaggagattcactgcagtacctaatgcagctggtggccacaccagatagtgactgttacttttgattttgacccccctttgttcagggacacattatttcatttctgttagtcacatgtctatggAACTTGTTCTGTTTTTGTCTgttatttacacatgttaagtttgctgaaaataaacgcagttgacagtgagagaacgtttTTCTTTTTGCTGAatttttctatatatatatatatatatatatatatatatatataaataaaaaatagtttATTGTATTCGCCTGTCCTTATATGCGACGTGTCCAATAATGTTCATATCACTTGTCAGCTCTGATCAGCCAGCCGCATGTTCCACATCCCCTTCCAGCcgtcactcacctgcttctcttcGTCCGCTCTTCCTGCACATCTATTTTTTCTCCATCCATTTTTAAAATATTATTTAGCAGGCGATCAGGGATGCAGACCCTTATCAGTCTTCTGTTACATTTGATACATTGGAGCAGCCCGCAGAGTGAGCAAAGTTGATACATTGTGTATTTTCATCCCTGGTATAACCAACAGCATAGGCCAATCTGCGTAGGCTTTGCAAGTTGTCACtcagcagtgccagagagggaaaATGGATTTGTGACAGTCATGCTTTAAAGCAAAGAAAACAGCTGGTCTCTTGCTCAAATGGTAAACAATTAAATAGAACCCATATAACGTTGGAGCGTTGTGGTCCACATGGTCCTgcatccctatggaacgctttggacaccttgtagagtccctgCCCTGACAAATGaatgctgttctgagggcaaaagggggggacacctcaatattagaaaggtgttcttaatgttttgtacactcacctCGAACCTGGGCTGCCCTCAGTGCTCTTTGAGAAGGAGGCAAGGATAGAGGACATGAGGAAAGACATGTTAAGAAATGATCATCTACTGCTGATTGTAATCCAGACCTATTCTTCCCCTATTGTGTGGTCATTCCAGGTGGAGGAGGAGCTTCTGGAACAGGAGTTCTTAGAACGCTGTTTCCAGGAAATGCTGGAAGAGGAGGATCAGGATTGGTTCATCCCCGCCAGAGACCTCGCCCCGGGGGTGGGGCAGATTCAGCAACAGCTCAACGGGCTATCTGTCTCCAACGGCAACGCAGATGAACTCGCAGTAAGTCCTGTCAGAATGTTTGTCCGTCAGTGTGTCACAATCTGTTTACTCTCTACACGAGCAGCATGTCTGAGCGTCGTCGACCAAAACATCACTATATTtatagggccagtttcccagacaaagttgaatcctggactaaaaagcatgttcaCCGGAGATTCTTTATTCAGTCCAGGACAAGGATTCATATTTTGTTCCTTAGAGTTCACCTGAGAGTTAAAAGCCTGAGAAGTGTTTGCTGTGGAGTGTTATCCACATTCAGTACCTAGATACCTTAGGTAGCCCATCTTCTCCAGTTGTTTGAACAGACACCATACCTCTTCTACTCTTAGGACGGTCTCTCTTCTCCAGTTGTTTGATCAGACACCATACCTCTTCTACTCTTAGGGACGGTCTCTCTTCTCCAGTTGTTTGAGCACAGACACGATACCGCTCCTACTCTTGGGCCCGGTTTCCCAGAAAAAGATTACGCCTAGTCCTAGACTAAAGACCATGCAGAAAGGAAGTTCTCCATTAAAATGGGTTTTTAGTCTagaactaggcttaatctgtcaGGGAACCGACCATCAGCTGGAGAAACTATCCTGTGGTGTGTTACAATCCGACCAGTCATCTTTACTTGTTCCTTTTTAATG
Coding sequences within it:
- the paip2b gene encoding polyadenylate-binding protein-interacting protein 2B isoform X1, giving the protein MECKPAEMNSPEMAKTPGGSSAPGKENVANGYKEGEVGNNNNPFADYMWMENEEDYNRQVEEELLEQEFLERCFQEMLEEEDQDWFIPARDLAPGVGQIQQQLNGLSVSNGNADELARKSSLNPEAKEFVPGMKY
- the paip2b gene encoding polyadenylate-binding protein-interacting protein 2B isoform X2, yielding MPEPAEMNSPEMAKTPGGSSAPGKENVANGYKEGEVGNNNNPFADYMWMENEEDYNRQVEEELLEQEFLERCFQEMLEEEDQDWFIPARDLAPGVGQIQQQLNGLSVSNGNADELARKSSLNPEAKEFVPGMKY